Proteins encoded by one window of Diachasmimorpha longicaudata isolate KC_UGA_2023 chromosome 20, iyDiaLong2, whole genome shotgun sequence:
- the LOC135171462 gene encoding uncharacterized protein LOC135171462: protein MKSLELIVTGVLILHILNPSDGILQPSRELFNVLSKLEYLQKSDDPCGSPEVLISMLKGNESVKPSQLGMMLASMDRITDMTDPPDLNSVFGFHDQNIKRNIMSEQRAARYWEWKSQLQVYLSTINALYDRFTTLRKDEGPINVDNWMALATDIENTMRSNLTAFRAELLNGRNVAIGRTVLNDFIQSRDNSLDFSCEAIFALNGFFNQLLNLVFTTQMKAMVPQIFATLLRDCSGTVWRDNLNRLAIEYKDGYLEIVRGLEKKLDYIRNDMLPCDPFSFEPIKDPTKYELEDSEHISLIQFWDPEGHKSCSDVRKNEEMRFMSMSDECRGNLYDCDYVKLRERYRLEKLLKWQKWITASHVKYGDTSKDCLSFMSNHYIRERDPTISHCLCKCNENLNHISVTPVMTDRSADMVVTGFRFVLENRVLYVQAKQGKLLPGERIDPASVEWIPLPKNPKVVPLNSQNGKFHIGDVMADMNEVPVGISFVQSNNSFYLQMYTTSYVFNRGISGTSIREVPPPHRDDPEKYVEFQLSNRAHKKGQPVLPLIDARIAEAKSPALVRGLGIAYDHQNGGKFSPKIIGLDYADIFQKIENRTLCI, encoded by the exons ATGAAGTCGTTGGAGTTGATCGTCACCGGCGTCCTGATACTCCACATCCTGAACCCTTCTGATGGCATACTCCAACCTAGCAGAGAGC TGTTCAACGTACTATCGAAACTTGAGTATCTCCAAAAGAGCGATGATCCTTGCGGCTCTCCGGAAGTCCTAATCTCCATGTTGAAAGGCAATGAATCGGTAAAACCTTCTCAACTCGGAATGATGCTGGCCTCCATGGACAGGATAACCGACATGACCGATCCCCCAGATCTGAATTCGGTCTTCGGTTTCCACGACCAAAATATTAAAAGAAACATTATGTCAGAGCAACGAGCAGCTCGGTACTGGGAGTGGAAGTCCCAACTACAAGTCTACCTGTCAACCATCAACGCTCTCTACGACCGCTTCACCACCCTCCGGAAGGACGAGGGGCCCATTAATGTTGACAATTGGATGGCCCTGGCTACCGACATCGAGAACACCATGCGGTCCAACCTGACCGCGTTCCGCGCGGAACTTCTGAACGGCCGAAATGTAGCGATAGGCCGTACCGTGCTGAACGACTTCATCCAGTCACGCGAT AACTCGCTGGACTTTAGCTGCGAGGCAATCTTCGCCCTGAATGGGTTTTTCAATCAGTTGTTGAACCTGGTGTTTACCACACAAATGAAGGCGATGGTTCCCCAGATTTTTGCGACATTACTGCGAGACTGTAGTGGCACTG TCTGGAGAGATAACCTGAATAGGCTGGCCATCGAATACAAAGACGGATACCTAGAAATTGTGAGAGGTCTGGAAAAGAAGCTAGACTATATCAGGAACGATATGCTCCCATGTGATCCATTCAGTTTCGAACCTATTAAAG ATCCGACTAAGTATGAGCTAGAGGACTCAGAGCACATCTCACTTATACAATTTTGGGATCCTGAAGGTCACAAGAGCTGTTCAGACGTTCGGAAGAACGAAGAGATGAGGTTTATGTCCATGAGTGACGAGTGTAGGGGCAATTTATATGATTGCGATTATGTTAAGCTGCGAGAAAGGTATCGACTG GAAAAACTTTTGAAGTGGCAGAAGTGGATTACAGCATCACATGTTAAATATGGAGATACTTCTAAGGACTGTCTTAGTTTTATGTCTAATCACTATATTAGGGAGAGGGATCCTACCATAAGTCATTGTCTTTGCAAGTGTAACGAGAATCTTAATCACATAAGTGTTACACCAGTTATGACGGATCGATCAGCTGATAT gGTTGTAACTGGTTTTCGATTTGTTCTTGAAAACCGAGTTCTTTACGTACAAGCGAAACAAGGAAAGTTGCTTCCTGGTGAGAGGATTGATCCTGCATCGGTAGAGTGGATTCCCCTGCCAAAGAATCCAAAGGTGGTACCGTTAAATTCCCAAAACGGCAAGTTTCATATCGGTGACGTAATGGCCGACATGAACGAGGTGCCAGTTG GAATTTCATTCGTCCAAagcaacaatagcttctaCCTTCAGATGTATACGACTTCGTATGTGTTCAATCGAGGCATCTCTGGGACGTCCATTCGCGAGGTTCCTCCTCCCCATCGAGA TGACCCCGAGAAATATGTCGAATTTCAATTGTCTAATCGAGCGCATAAGAAAGGACAACCAGTGCTCCCATTGATAGATGCAAGAATTGCTGAGGCTAAGTCACCAGCACTAGTACGGGGTTTAGGAATTGCATACGACCACCAAAACGGGGGGAAGTTTTCCCCGAAAATTATTGGCTTGGATTACGCAgatatatttcaaaaaattgaaaatcgaaCATTATGCATTTAA
- the LOC135171484 gene encoding uncharacterized protein LOC135171484: MKSLELIVTGVLILHLLNPSDGILQSGKELFNVLSNLEYLQKSDDPCGPPDVLISMLKGNESVKPSQLGMMLASMDKITDTTDSPDLNSVFGFLEKPNKPSFLVDALWRLKSRLEIYLSNINAYYDRFTNLRKNKGPINVDNWMALATDIENDISSNLIAFRTQLLSPTVRGRKVSILMDVIRRITNRRTARCEAIFPLNGFFNQLLNLVFTTQMKAMVPQIFATLLRDCSGTVWRDNLNRLAIEYKNEYQEIGRRLEELLTYIKNDMVPCHDAKVASIKGQDYYELEDTVHLSLLDFPDREGHKSCSDIRKNKEMRFMSMSDECRGNLYDCDYAELREEYQVENHLKWQEWITASYDRYGDTSRDCLDDISHYYIAERKPTVGHCLCMCEENLNHISVTPVMTNRSANMVVTGFRFVLENRVLYVQAKQGKLLPGERIDPASVEWIPLPKNPKVVPLNSQNGKFHIGDVMADVNEVPVGISFVQNNNSFYLQMYATSYVFNQGISGTSIREVPPPHRDDPTTYEQFPPHHMEFGAEQEAVIPLIDAKPAEADPPALLRGFGIVSGRQFFARYTPKIIGFNYTDVFKKIENGTLYI, from the exons ATGAAGTCGTTGGAGTTGATCGTCACCGGCGTCCTGATACTCCACCTCCTGAACCCTTCTGATGGCATACTCCAATCTGGCAAAGAGC TGTTCAACGTACTATCGAACCTTGAGTATCTCCAAAAGAGCGATGATCCTTGCGGCCCTCCGGACGTCCTAATCTCCATGTTGAAAGGCAATGAATCGGTAAAACCTTCTCAACTCGGAATGATGCTGGCCTCCATGGACAAGATAACCGATACGACCGATTCCCCAGATCTGAATTCGGTCTTTGGTTTCCTAGAAAAACCGAATAAGCCATCCTTTCTAGTAGATGCTCTCTGGAGGTTGAAGTCCCGACTAGAAATCTACCTGTCAAACATCAACGCCTATTACGACCGCTTTACGAACCTCCGGAAGAACAAGGGGCCCATTAATGTTGACAATTGGATGGCCCTGGCTACCGACATCGAGAACGACATATCCTCTAACCTGATTGCGTTCCGCACACAACTTCTGTCCCCCACTGTTCGAGGCAGGAAGGTTTCTATCCTGATGGATGTCATCCGCAGGATCACT AATAGGAGGACCGCTAGGTGCGAGGCAATCTTCCCCCtgaatggatttttcaatcaGTTGTTGAACCTGGTGTTTACCACACAAATGAAGGCGATGGTTCCCCAGATTTTTGCGACATTACTGCGAGACTGTAGTGGCACTG TCTGGAGAGATAACCTGAATAGGCTGGCCATCGAATACAAAAACGAATACCAAGAAATTGGGAGACGTCTGGAAGAGCTCCTAACATATATCAAGAACGATATGGTCCCATGTCATGATGCCAAGGTCGCAAGTATTAAAG GTCAGGATTACTATGAGCTAGAGGACACAGTGCACCTCTCACTTCTAGATTTTCCGGATCGTGAAGGTCACAAGAGCTGTTCAGACATTCGGAAGAACAAAGAGATGAGGTTTATGTCCATGAGTGACGAGTGTAGGGGCAATTTATATGATTGCGATTATGCTGAGCTGCGAGAGGAGTATCAAGTG GAAAATCATTTGAAGTGGCAGGAGTGGATTACAGCATCATATGATAGATATGGAGATACTTCTAGGGACTGTCTTGATGATATATCTCATTACTATATTGCGGAGAGGAAGCCTACCGTAGGTCATTGTCTTTGCATGTGTGAGGAGAATCTTAATCACATAAGTGTTACACCAGTTATGACGAATCGATCAGCTAATAT ggTTGTAACTGGTTTTCGATTTGTTCTTGAAAACCGAGTTCTTTACGTACAAGCGAAACAAGGAAAGTTGCTTCCTGGTGAGAGGATTGATCCTGCATCGGTAGAGTGGATTCCCCTGCCAAAGAATCCAAAGGTGGTACCGTTAAATTCCCAAAACGGCAAGTTTCATATCGGTGACGTAATGGCCGATGTGAACGAGGTGCCAGTTG GAATTTCATTCGTCCAAAACAACAATAGCTTCTACCTTCAGATGTATGCGACTTCGTATGTGTTCAATCAAGGCATCTCTGGGACGTCCATTCGCGAGGTTCCTCCTCCCCATCGAGA TGACCCCACGACATATGAACAATTTCCACCTCATCATATGGAATTTGGGGCAGAACAAGAAGCAGTGATCCCATTGATAGATGCAAAACCTGCTGAGGCTGACCCACCAGCACTATTGCGTGGCTTCGGAATTGTATCCGGCCGTCAATTCTTTGCGCGGTATACCCCGAAAATTATAGGCTTTAATTACACTgatgtatttaaaaaaattgagaatggaACATTATACATTTAA